In Paralcaligenes sp. KSB-10, the following are encoded in one genomic region:
- a CDS encoding methyltransferase domain-containing protein, with protein sequence MSQPPTLPLSPAHVTQQFARRRPLDEAQFLYGEVAQRMLQRLSYIRITPSAVLDAGCGAGHALEPLRSRYPDLHYTGLDSCSALLQVATERYAAKPSLWQKLRNKPTNAAQFVQADLAHTGLAPESLDMVWSNMALHWHPQPHLVLGEWRRTLKTGGLVMFSCLGPGSLQEVRLALADAGIQTITPSFVDMHDFGDLLIERGFADPVMDQEILTLTYRNAEKLLSDLRALGGNPSLGRTPGLVGRQWRNRLLASLEKQRHQDGTIHLSLEVAYGHAWRSAVNRSIPGETRISIDSIKRKSSP encoded by the coding sequence ATGTCACAACCTCCTACCCTTCCATTAAGCCCCGCACACGTCACCCAGCAATTTGCCCGCCGCCGCCCTCTGGACGAAGCCCAGTTCCTGTACGGCGAAGTGGCGCAGCGCATGCTGCAGCGCCTGAGTTACATACGCATCACTCCGTCGGCCGTACTGGATGCCGGCTGTGGGGCGGGGCATGCGCTCGAACCGCTGCGCTCGCGCTATCCCGACCTGCACTATACCGGCCTGGACTCCTGTTCCGCACTGCTGCAGGTAGCCACGGAGCGCTATGCCGCCAAGCCTAGCCTGTGGCAGAAATTGCGCAACAAACCCACCAATGCGGCACAGTTCGTGCAAGCCGATCTGGCTCATACCGGGCTTGCCCCCGAAAGCCTGGACATGGTCTGGTCGAATATGGCGCTGCACTGGCACCCCCAGCCGCACCTGGTGCTGGGCGAATGGCGGCGCACACTGAAAACCGGCGGGCTGGTCATGTTTTCCTGCCTGGGGCCAGGCTCGCTGCAGGAAGTGCGCCTGGCGCTGGCCGACGCCGGCATCCAGACCATTACGCCCAGCTTTGTCGACATGCACGATTTCGGCGACCTGCTGATCGAACGCGGCTTCGCCGATCCCGTCATGGATCAGGAAATCCTTACCCTGACTTACCGCAACGCCGAGAAGCTCTTGAGCGATTTGCGGGCTTTGGGCGGCAACCCCAGCCTGGGCCGTACACCCGGCCTGGTCGGACGGCAATGGCGGAACCGCCTGCTGGCTTCACTGGAGAAACAGCGTCACCAGGATGGCACCATCCACCTTAGCCTGGAAGTTGCCTATGGTCATGCATGGCGTTCGGCTGTCAACCGCAGTATCCCTGGCGAGACTCGCATTTCCATCGATTCGATCAAACGCAAGTCCTCGCCATAG
- the def gene encoding peptide deformylase codes for MALLPILRYPDPRLHKVAKPVEVVDDRIRELVRDMAETMYEAPGVGLAATQVDVHERVVVIDVSEESNDLRVLINPEILWKSDELQVYEEGCLSVPGVYDEVERAARIRVRALDEQGEGIEFEAEGLLAVCVQHELDHLMGKVFVEYLSPLKQNRIKTKIRKQERQDAQRM; via the coding sequence ATGGCCTTACTTCCTATTCTTCGCTACCCCGACCCGCGCCTGCACAAAGTTGCCAAGCCGGTGGAGGTGGTGGACGATCGCATACGCGAGCTGGTGCGCGACATGGCCGAGACCATGTACGAGGCGCCCGGGGTGGGTTTGGCCGCCACTCAGGTCGACGTGCATGAACGGGTTGTCGTAATCGACGTTTCCGAAGAAAGCAATGATTTGCGGGTGCTGATCAATCCTGAGATTCTCTGGAAGAGCGACGAACTTCAGGTTTATGAAGAGGGTTGCCTATCGGTGCCAGGCGTATACGACGAGGTAGAGCGGGCGGCCCGCATTCGCGTGCGCGCCCTCGACGAACAGGGTGAAGGTATCGAATTCGAGGCGGAAGGCCTGCTGGCGGTGTGCGTGCAGCACGAGCTCGATCACCTGATGGGCAAGGTGTTTGTCGAGTACCTGTCCCCGCTCAAGCAAAATCGCATCAAGACCAAAATCCGCAAGCAAGAACGCCAGGACGCGCAGCGCATGTAG
- a CDS encoding tRNA (cytidine(34)-2'-O)-methyltransferase, which translates to MFHIVLVSPEIPPNTGNVIRLAANTGAYLHLVRPLGFELDDKKLKRAGLDYHEWAAMQVHDSLDDAFAQIGGAAQRRFALTTKAGRKLGDLAFQAGDVLVFGRETAGLSAEQLALFPPEQRLRLPMRPEQRSLNLSNAVAVTVYEAWRQMGYAGSV; encoded by the coding sequence ATGTTTCACATTGTTTTGGTATCGCCGGAAATTCCGCCCAACACGGGTAATGTGATACGGCTGGCCGCCAATACGGGTGCGTATTTGCATTTGGTGCGCCCTTTGGGATTCGAGCTCGACGACAAGAAGCTGAAGCGAGCCGGGCTTGATTACCATGAGTGGGCGGCCATGCAGGTGCATGACAGCCTGGATGACGCTTTTGCACAGATAGGCGGGGCGGCGCAGCGTCGCTTTGCCCTGACGACCAAGGCTGGGCGCAAGCTGGGCGATCTGGCTTTTCAGGCCGGAGATGTTCTGGTGTTCGGGCGCGAGACGGCCGGGTTGTCGGCCGAGCAATTGGCCTTGTTCCCGCCTGAGCAGCGACTGCGCCTGCCGATGAGGCCGGAGCAGCGCAGTTTGAACCTGTCGAATGCCGTGGCCGTGACGGTATATGAGGCGTGGCGGCAAATGGGGTATGCGGGCAGCGTTTGA
- the rsmB gene encoding 16S rRNA (cytosine(967)-C(5))-methyltransferase RsmB, giving the protein MLASAHNVRAVLSGRSLSDCLAATPVELRAASQAISFHVMRRLGLMCEVRNLLVQRTPPNAVFDALLLVSLALLDTAVEAAESPGQEPLRRDLPVYAVHTVVDQAVQAAAGQRKMVPYKGLLNATLRGFLRERSAILAQALQNPEAQWNYPEWWIRLVKRAYPRQWERLLEAANQPGPMSLRVNVRRSSPAQVLEALATAGIDASPLGDAGVALAAPRPVQQIPGFEQGWWSVQDASAQQAAVLLQPESGWRVLDACAAPGGKTAHLLELADIELQALDTDASRLDRVGHNLERLGLMGSNVSLRCADAADPDAWWDGRPFDAVLADVPCTASGIVRRHPDIRWLRREADVARTAGLQRKIVDALWKTVKPGGRLLYATCSIFPQEGEQQALQFLKRHADALRLPAPGQLLPITETGDASLYDGFFYALFAKLP; this is encoded by the coding sequence ATGCTGGCCAGTGCGCACAATGTCCGGGCCGTGCTGTCGGGCCGGTCGCTGTCCGACTGTCTGGCGGCTACACCGGTCGAATTGCGCGCCGCAAGCCAGGCGATCAGTTTTCATGTGATGCGCCGCCTTGGCCTGATGTGCGAGGTCAGGAACCTTCTGGTGCAGCGTACGCCTCCCAATGCCGTATTCGATGCCCTGTTGCTGGTATCGCTGGCTTTGCTCGATACCGCCGTCGAAGCCGCCGAATCGCCGGGCCAGGAGCCGTTGCGGCGCGATTTGCCAGTATATGCCGTGCATACGGTGGTCGATCAGGCCGTTCAGGCAGCGGCAGGCCAGCGCAAGATGGTGCCTTACAAAGGGTTGCTGAATGCCACCTTGCGGGGCTTCTTGCGTGAAAGAAGCGCCATTTTAGCGCAAGCGCTGCAAAATCCCGAAGCGCAGTGGAATTATCCTGAATGGTGGATAAGGCTCGTCAAGCGCGCCTACCCCCGGCAATGGGAACGTTTGCTGGAAGCCGCCAACCAGCCTGGCCCGATGAGCCTGCGGGTCAATGTGCGCCGCTCCTCGCCTGCCCAGGTGCTGGAAGCCTTGGCGACAGCCGGGATTGACGCTTCACCGCTGGGGGATGCGGGCGTTGCCCTTGCGGCGCCTCGGCCCGTCCAGCAGATTCCGGGGTTTGAACAAGGCTGGTGGTCGGTGCAGGATGCTTCGGCACAACAGGCGGCGGTACTCTTGCAACCCGAATCGGGGTGGCGGGTACTTGACGCCTGTGCGGCGCCGGGCGGCAAAACGGCCCATTTACTCGAGTTGGCCGACATAGAATTGCAGGCGCTGGATACCGATGCGAGCCGCCTGGACAGAGTCGGACACAATCTGGAACGTTTAGGCCTGATGGGTTCGAATGTGTCCTTGCGCTGTGCCGATGCCGCCGATCCGGATGCCTGGTGGGATGGCCGCCCCTTTGATGCGGTGCTGGCCGATGTGCCTTGTACGGCATCGGGCATTGTGCGTCGTCATCCCGATATACGCTGGTTGCGGCGCGAAGCCGATGTGGCCAGGACTGCCGGCTTGCAGCGCAAAATAGTGGATGCTCTATGGAAAACGGTCAAGCCGGGGGGGCGTTTGCTGTATGCGACATGCTCCATTTTTCCGCAGGAAGGCGAACAGCAGGCCCTGCAGTTCTTAAAACGCCATGCCGATGCCCTGCGTTTGCCGGCGCCAGGGCAATTATTGCCTATCACCGAGACCGGCGATGCGAGTCTGTATGATGGGTTTTTTTACGCCTTGTTTGCCAAACTGCCTTGA
- the rimO gene encoding 30S ribosomal protein S12 methylthiotransferase RimO: MSSPKVGFVSLGCPKALVDSERILTQLRTEGYAITPDYDDADVVVVNTCGFIDSAKAESLDAIGEAIAENGKVIVTGCMGVEESMIRNIHPAVLAVTGPQQYEQVVRAVHEAAPPSMEHDPYIDLVPPQGIKLTPRHYAYLKISEGCNHRCSFCIIPSMRGDLVSRPIGDVMGEAERLVKAGVKELLVISQDTSAYGVDVKFRSGFWNGRPIKTHMTQLCEALSEFGVWTRLHYVYPYPHVDEVIPLMAEGKILPYLDIPFQHASPRILKAMKRPAFEDRTLARIKKWREICPDLTLRSTFIVGFPGETEEDFQYLLNWMTEAQLDRVGCFQYSPVKGARANDLPDPVADDIKQDRWERFMAHQQAISTARLAYKVGREIDVLIDEIDADGAIGRSSSDAPEIDGNVFVSSEGKLKPGEKIRVRVTDSDEYDLYADAI; this comes from the coding sequence ATGAGTTCCCCCAAAGTCGGTTTCGTCAGCCTGGGCTGTCCCAAGGCGCTGGTCGATTCAGAGCGCATTCTGACCCAGTTGCGCACTGAAGGCTATGCCATCACTCCCGATTATGACGATGCCGATGTCGTGGTCGTCAATACCTGCGGCTTTATCGACAGCGCCAAGGCCGAATCGCTCGACGCCATCGGCGAGGCCATTGCCGAAAACGGCAAAGTCATCGTGACCGGCTGCATGGGCGTCGAAGAATCGATGATCCGCAACATTCATCCGGCTGTGCTCGCCGTTACCGGGCCCCAGCAGTATGAACAAGTGGTACGCGCCGTGCACGAGGCGGCTCCTCCAAGCATGGAGCACGACCCCTACATCGACCTGGTGCCGCCGCAAGGCATCAAGCTGACGCCGCGCCACTACGCTTACCTGAAAATATCCGAAGGCTGCAACCACCGCTGCAGTTTCTGCATTATTCCGTCCATGCGCGGCGATCTCGTCAGCCGCCCCATCGGCGATGTCATGGGCGAGGCCGAGCGCCTGGTCAAGGCCGGCGTCAAAGAGCTGCTGGTCATTTCGCAGGACACCAGCGCCTATGGGGTCGATGTGAAATTCCGCAGCGGCTTCTGGAATGGCCGGCCGATCAAGACTCACATGACCCAGCTCTGCGAGGCCCTGTCCGAGTTCGGCGTCTGGACGCGCCTGCACTATGTCTACCCGTATCCGCACGTCGACGAAGTCATCCCACTGATGGCCGAAGGAAAAATCCTGCCTTATCTCGACATTCCGTTCCAGCACGCCAGCCCACGCATCCTGAAAGCCATGAAACGCCCGGCTTTCGAAGACCGCACCCTGGCCCGCATCAAGAAATGGCGCGAAATCTGCCCCGACCTCACCCTGCGCTCGACCTTCATCGTCGGTTTTCCCGGCGAAACCGAAGAAGACTTCCAGTATCTGCTGAACTGGATGACCGAAGCGCAGCTCGATCGGGTGGGCTGTTTCCAATACTCGCCCGTGAAAGGCGCCCGTGCCAATGATCTGCCCGACCCGGTCGCCGACGACATCAAGCAGGATCGCTGGGAACGCTTCATGGCGCACCAGCAGGCCATCTCCACGGCGCGTCTGGCCTACAAGGTCGGCCGCGAAATCGACGTGCTGATCGACGAAATCGATGCCGACGGCGCCATCGGACGCTCAAGCTCCGACGCACCTGAAATCGACGGCAACGTATTTGTGAGCAGCGAAGGCAAGCTCAAACCCGGCGAAAAAATACGCGTGCGCGTCACGGACTCCGACGAATACGATTTGTACGCCGACGCGATCTGA
- a CDS encoding response regulator has translation MARILVVDDEIGIRELLSEILYDEGHTVELAENAAQARAARLRARPDLVLLDIWMPDTDGVSLLKEWGSQGLLDMPVIMMSGHATVDTAVEATRIGAVDFLEKPITLQKLLKTIAAGLARPVLSPGLAAAARIPEKRSEFGQPLTTAPVPELSAPPAKEHGNSLLGSIALDQPLRDARDEFERIYFEYHLGRENHSMTRVSEKTGLERTHLYRKLKQLGIDSSRKKNN, from the coding sequence ATGGCCAGAATTCTGGTTGTTGATGACGAAATAGGTATCCGGGAGTTGTTGTCCGAGATTCTTTACGATGAAGGACACACGGTCGAGCTTGCCGAAAACGCGGCTCAGGCCCGGGCGGCGCGGTTGCGCGCCCGGCCCGATCTGGTGCTGCTCGACATCTGGATGCCCGATACCGATGGGGTCAGTTTGTTGAAGGAGTGGGGCTCGCAAGGCCTGCTCGATATGCCTGTCATCATGATGAGCGGGCATGCCACGGTCGATACCGCCGTCGAGGCCACGCGGATAGGTGCCGTCGATTTTCTCGAAAAGCCTATTACGCTGCAAAAACTGCTGAAGACCATTGCGGCGGGTCTGGCGCGGCCGGTGCTTTCCCCTGGCCTGGCTGCTGCTGCCCGCATCCCCGAAAAACGTTCCGAATTCGGCCAGCCTCTTACAACGGCGCCGGTCCCCGAGCTCTCCGCTCCGCCGGCCAAGGAGCATGGCAATTCGCTGCTTGGCAGTATTGCGCTTGATCAGCCTTTGCGCGATGCACGCGACGAATTCGAGCGGATCTATTTCGAATACCATCTGGGCCGTGAAAATCACAGCATGACGCGGGTCTCGGAAAAAACCGGCCTTGAGCGCACTCACTTGTATCGAAAGCTGAAGCAGTTGGGCATCGATTCGTCGCGCAAGAAGAATAACTAG
- a CDS encoding DUF4390 domain-containing protein: protein MIFRVLFSVVLCVCLASRVGPVWAAEPAQVMQVEPTARDGKLYLDADVQFEVSSELRNAAQKGVPIYFTADLSIVSRRWWWFDRTVVDKQLTWRIVYNALTRQWRVGTGDLSLPESSLDDSLSLIRHIRGWAVADIKDLSPDKNYHGRIRVRLDTSRLARPFQINAFNSSAWSLATPWKDFTFSISAHDPS, encoded by the coding sequence ATGATATTCCGAGTCTTGTTCTCCGTCGTGTTATGCGTATGCCTTGCTTCCCGGGTCGGACCGGTGTGGGCGGCGGAACCGGCTCAGGTGATGCAGGTCGAGCCGACGGCGCGAGACGGCAAACTCTATCTCGATGCGGACGTGCAGTTCGAGGTCAGCAGCGAATTGCGCAATGCGGCGCAAAAAGGCGTGCCGATTTATTTCACCGCCGATCTGTCCATTGTTTCCAGGCGCTGGTGGTGGTTCGACCGCACGGTTGTCGACAAACAGCTTACCTGGCGTATTGTCTATAACGCCTTGACGCGCCAGTGGCGTGTCGGGACGGGCGACCTGTCCTTGCCGGAGTCGTCGCTGGATGATTCCCTGTCGCTGATCCGCCATATACGCGGATGGGCGGTCGCCGATATAAAAGATCTCAGCCCCGACAAGAATTATCATGGCCGGATCCGTGTGCGCCTGGATACCTCACGCCTGGCGCGCCCCTTTCAAATCAATGCCTTCAACAGTAGTGCCTGGTCTTTAGCGACCCCATGGAAAGATTTCACGTTTTCAATCTCCGCGCACGATCCCTCCTGA
- a CDS encoding ATP-binding protein, whose product MKWGLRLALIVAAISALALLALLVWSTGNASRYAQQYDTLLMLNGVFAVALIFWVLVLAARLVRQIRRRQFGARLTARFALSFALIGVLPGALIYVLSVQFMSRSIESWFNVRVDTALEAGLNLGRAALDSQLADLTGRAKDIASKLANSSDSDMTIAITRLRESSGVAEALVFTGSGRLVAFSSSAYGQLLPDVPPANVLNQLRVSRSYSAAETYNEKTQEGGGDETGAGLRLRVVIPVNTMDRFSSALGVSPDTRWLQVIQPVPEQIARNANQAQQGFRDYQELALSRLGLRKLYAITLTLALILAVFAAIVVALALSRRLVRPLLTLAAGTQAVGVGDYRPLPEPPEKDEVGQLTRSFNAMTRQLDEARHMVESNRLQLERSNVYLESVLSNLSSGVLVFDEAFRVTILNQGAQTILMTDLRSVKGRPLETVDGAFELSKLIRQAFVAHTAVGSERQYWQQQFELEVEAASDNEKKKHVVTLLARGTHLSVDGRNNGYLVVFDDISEVISANRTVAWGEVARRLAHEIKNPLTPIQLSAERLAMKLSNRLNEADSAMLIRSTNTIVNQVASLKKMVDDFREYARTPPAQMQQIDINELIAEVLTLYGWDPIGGTVRDDGQSVKIEVEFDPDLPVVEGDPTQLRQVIHNLLANARDAASQDQPLADARIYVQTKLTHSRTEEGTEHQAVRLTVSDNGQGFASQVLPRVFEPYVTTKPTGTGLGLAIVKKIIEEHGGRIDISNRREGGARISILLTRLANSLSTMDEDAQGNDNAEKR is encoded by the coding sequence CTGAAGTGGGGTCTGCGGCTGGCACTGATCGTTGCGGCGATCAGTGCTTTGGCGCTGTTGGCCCTGCTGGTCTGGTCCACCGGCAACGCCTCCCGTTATGCCCAGCAGTACGATACCTTGCTGATGCTCAATGGCGTATTTGCCGTTGCGCTGATTTTTTGGGTTCTGGTGCTCGCCGCGCGGCTGGTGCGCCAGATTCGGCGGCGGCAGTTTGGCGCCCGCCTGACGGCGCGTTTTGCCTTGTCTTTTGCCTTGATAGGAGTCTTGCCGGGCGCACTGATTTATGTGCTCTCGGTTCAGTTCATGTCCCGGTCCATCGAGTCCTGGTTCAACGTACGGGTCGATACCGCTCTCGAAGCGGGCCTCAACCTGGGCCGGGCCGCCCTCGATTCGCAACTTGCCGATTTGACCGGCCGGGCCAAAGACATTGCTTCCAAGTTGGCGAACTCCAGCGATTCCGACATGACCATTGCGATCACGCGCCTGCGCGAGTCCAGTGGCGTGGCCGAGGCGCTGGTATTTACCGGCAGCGGCCGCCTGGTGGCTTTTTCTTCTTCGGCCTACGGCCAGTTGCTGCCTGACGTGCCTCCGGCCAATGTCTTGAATCAGCTTCGGGTATCGCGCAGTTACTCGGCTGCCGAGACCTATAACGAAAAGACTCAGGAAGGGGGGGGCGACGAAACGGGTGCCGGTTTACGCCTGCGGGTCGTGATTCCCGTCAACACCATGGACCGCTTTTCGTCGGCATTGGGCGTCTCGCCCGACACACGCTGGCTGCAGGTGATCCAGCCTGTTCCCGAACAGATCGCGCGCAATGCCAATCAGGCTCAGCAGGGGTTTCGCGATTACCAGGAATTGGCTTTGTCGCGCCTGGGCCTGCGCAAGCTGTATGCCATTACGCTGACTCTGGCTCTTATTCTTGCCGTGTTTGCGGCAATTGTGGTTGCGTTGGCCTTGTCGCGCCGCCTGGTCCGGCCTTTGCTTACCCTGGCGGCGGGAACGCAGGCGGTAGGCGTGGGCGATTACCGGCCCTTGCCTGAGCCTCCCGAGAAAGACGAGGTAGGGCAATTGACGCGCTCTTTCAATGCCATGACGCGGCAGCTCGACGAGGCGCGGCATATGGTCGAAAGCAATCGCTTGCAACTGGAACGGTCCAATGTCTACCTCGAGTCGGTGCTGAGCAATTTGTCGTCCGGCGTGCTGGTGTTTGACGAAGCTTTTCGCGTCACCATCCTCAACCAGGGTGCGCAAACCATCCTGATGACCGATTTGCGCTCGGTCAAGGGGCGTCCGCTCGAAACGGTCGATGGCGCGTTCGAGCTGTCCAAACTGATACGCCAGGCTTTTGTCGCGCACACGGCGGTGGGTTCCGAGCGCCAGTACTGGCAGCAGCAGTTCGAACTCGAAGTCGAAGCCGCCAGTGACAACGAAAAAAAGAAGCATGTCGTTACCTTGCTTGCCCGAGGAACCCATCTGAGCGTGGATGGCCGCAATAATGGCTACCTTGTGGTGTTCGACGATATCAGCGAGGTCATCTCTGCAAACCGGACAGTGGCCTGGGGCGAGGTGGCGCGCCGTCTGGCGCATGAAATCAAGAATCCTCTGACGCCTATACAGCTCTCGGCAGAACGCCTGGCGATGAAGCTTTCGAATCGATTGAATGAAGCCGATTCGGCCATGTTGATCCGTTCGACCAATACCATCGTCAACCAGGTGGCGTCACTGAAGAAAATGGTCGACGATTTCCGTGAATATGCCCGCACGCCGCCCGCCCAGATGCAGCAGATCGATATTAATGAGCTGATTGCCGAGGTATTGACGCTGTATGGCTGGGACCCTATCGGCGGGACCGTGCGCGATGATGGGCAAAGCGTCAAGATCGAGGTTGAATTCGATCCTGACTTGCCTGTGGTCGAAGGTGATCCGACCCAATTGCGGCAGGTCATACACAATTTGCTGGCCAATGCCCGAGACGCGGCAAGCCAGGATCAGCCTCTGGCCGATGCGCGGATTTATGTTCAGACTAAACTAACGCATTCGCGTACTGAAGAAGGAACCGAGCATCAGGCGGTTCGTCTTACTGTTTCAGACAATGGCCAGGGGTTTGCGTCGCAGGTTTTGCCGCGGGTCTTCGAGCCCTATGTTACGACCAAGCCAACGGGAACGGGGCTGGGCCTGGCTATTGTGAAAAAAATTATTGAGGAACATGGCGGTCGGATAGACATTTCAAACCGTCGTGAAGGTGGTGCACGCATTTCCATCCTCTTGACCCGTCTTGCGAATTCACTCTCCACTATGGACGAAGACGCACAAGGGAACGATAATGCGGAAAAAAGATAG
- a CDS encoding ComF family protein has protein sequence MAYLQFRRESEAGGVGRFYGLVRRHWEHLLEQVPADCALCRGKSRGLQLCDACRLDVTRSMAAPTLRCAVCALALEQPGCPDCAARRPAFDRVIAAFDYAAPGDLLIQHFKARHRFSHARMFSDLVAGAVLAAKPALPEHTIMVPVPASRASLRRRGFNPAAEIARGLAPRLSFALRPELLVRAREGVRQTGLSRAGRIAGVERLYECPYRVEDAVIAVVDDVLTTGSTLDSIAREFKEAGAASVIGLVVARTPYSLQV, from the coding sequence ATGGCTTATCTGCAATTCCGGCGCGAATCCGAGGCCGGCGGGGTGGGGAGATTTTACGGCCTGGTTCGACGCCACTGGGAACATCTGCTGGAGCAGGTGCCGGCCGATTGCGCTCTATGCCGAGGCAAGTCGCGCGGCTTGCAATTGTGCGATGCCTGCCGTCTCGACGTTACGCGGTCCATGGCGGCGCCGACGCTGCGGTGCGCGGTATGCGCCCTGGCTCTGGAGCAGCCGGGCTGCCCTGATTGCGCCGCGCGTCGCCCCGCTTTCGATCGCGTAATAGCGGCATTCGATTACGCCGCACCGGGCGATTTGCTGATCCAGCATTTCAAGGCACGGCATCGCTTTTCGCATGCGCGCATGTTTTCCGATCTGGTGGCCGGTGCCGTGCTGGCGGCAAAGCCTGCCTTGCCGGAGCATACAATCATGGTTCCCGTGCCGGCCAGCCGTGCCTCTTTGAGGCGGCGCGGATTTAATCCCGCGGCCGAAATTGCCCGTGGGCTGGCCCCTCGGCTCTCGTTTGCCTTGCGGCCCGAGCTGCTCGTGCGGGCCAGAGAGGGTGTGCGGCAAACCGGGCTGTCCCGAGCTGGCCGGATCGCTGGCGTAGAGCGGCTATATGAGTGTCCGTACAGGGTCGAGGACGCGGTCATTGCGGTTGTCGACGATGTCCTGACCACCGGCAGCACCCTGGACAGCATAGCGCGTGAATTCAAGGAGGCTGGCGCCGCTTCGGTGATCGGGCTGGTGGTGGCGCGTACGCCTTACAGTTTGCAGGTCTGA
- the fmt gene encoding methionyl-tRNA formyltransferase yields the protein MRIVFAGTPEFARFALDAILAAGHEVCLALTQPDRPSGRGLKLTPSPVKQAALNAGIQVLQPRSLRLDGKYPEEAREACKVLSALAPEVMVVAAYGLILPQWVLSLPRHGCLNIHASLLPRWRGAAPIQRAIEAGDMQTGITIMQMDAGLDTGDMLLVRSMGISGGHNAARLHDDLAALGADAIVQALDDLEKGRLKAVPQPAEGVTYAAKLDKGEAALDFSQPARILERRIRAFNPVPGSTLRLPGLSDPVKVWSARALDRPARKTAGQIEDVSPAGVDIATAGGVLRLLELQKAGGKRQPVEVFVQGWHPEL from the coding sequence ATGCGCATTGTCTTTGCCGGAACACCGGAATTCGCCCGTTTTGCCCTCGACGCCATTCTGGCGGCCGGCCATGAAGTCTGCCTGGCGCTCACGCAGCCCGATCGTCCCTCGGGGCGGGGCCTGAAGTTGACGCCAAGCCCTGTCAAGCAGGCAGCCCTGAATGCCGGTATTCAGGTGCTTCAGCCACGCAGCCTGCGCCTGGACGGCAAATACCCGGAGGAGGCCCGGGAGGCCTGCAAGGTCTTGTCTGCGCTGGCTCCCGAGGTCATGGTGGTGGCGGCCTATGGGCTGATTCTGCCCCAGTGGGTTTTGTCTTTGCCCAGGCATGGCTGCCTGAATATCCACGCCAGTCTGCTGCCGCGCTGGCGCGGCGCGGCGCCGATACAAAGGGCGATCGAAGCGGGCGATATGCAGACCGGCATTACCATCATGCAGATGGATGCAGGGCTGGATACCGGGGACATGCTGCTGGTGCGCTCTATGGGGATCAGTGGCGGCCACAACGCCGCACGCTTGCATGATGATCTTGCCGCCCTGGGGGCCGATGCAATTGTGCAGGCCCTGGATGATCTGGAAAAAGGCAGGCTGAAGGCAGTTCCGCAGCCCGCGGAAGGAGTGACTTATGCGGCCAAGCTGGACAAAGGCGAGGCTGCTCTGGATTTTTCGCAGCCTGCCCGGATTCTGGAGCGGCGCATTCGTGCCTTCAATCCCGTACCTGGATCCACCCTGCGCTTGCCCGGCTTGAGCGATCCGGTCAAGGTCTGGTCGGCCAGGGCATTGGATCGGCCCGCGCGGAAGACCGCCGGCCAGATCGAAGACGTAAGCCCCGCAGGCGTGGATATTGCAACCGCCGGCGGTGTTCTACGCCTGCTGGAATTGCAGAAAGCCGGCGGCAAGCGCCAGCCCGTCGAAGTTTTCGTACAGGGCTGGCACCCCGAGCTGTAG